One Hordeum vulgare subsp. vulgare chromosome 4H, MorexV3_pseudomolecules_assembly, whole genome shotgun sequence DNA window includes the following coding sequences:
- the LOC123449770 gene encoding thiol-disulfide oxidoreductase LTO1 isoform X1, with protein MATISAALSVSILPSLARRAVSTATSSPPRFKRAARFRCCAEPPSPEQKETSAPPPPPPAPPSSLWGVSTSAWTAGVAGLGLLETGYLSYLKLTGSEAFCPVAGGGCGDVLDSDYSVVFGIPLPLVGMVTYGMVTALSLQENGDELLPGLDDLDIRLTLLLLATSLATASAYFLFILNTKFVGTSCLYCLSSAFISFTLFFIRLKELLQDIGLARIQKFVGLQLAVAVIVALALTNSYSSATTQLKGTGDFVLEPYKTEVTSESTPFAISLARHLHSIGAKMYGAFWCTHCNDQKQLFGREAMEILDYVECFPNGAGKGKKMAEECVTTGLEGFPTWVINGKLLSGDQELSVLAEESGFVSESPEQS; from the exons ATGGCGACCATCTCCGCAGCTCTCTCTGTCTCCATCCTCCCGTCCCTGGCCCGGCGCGCCgtctccaccgccacctcctccccgccgcgcTTCAAG AGAGCCGCGCGGTTCCGGTGCTGCGCCGAGCCTCCTTCCCCGGAGCAGAAGGAGACCTCCGCGCCTCCGCCCCCTCCTCCGGCGCCGCCTTCGTCCCTGTGGGGCGTCTCCACGAGCGCCTGGACCGCGGGCGTCGCGGGGCTGGGGCTCCTGGAGACCGGCTACCTCAGCTACCTCAAGCTCACGGGCTCCGAGGCCTTCTGCCCCGTCGCCGGGGGAGGCTGCGGCGACGTGCTCGACAGCGACTACTCCGTCGTATTCG GGATCCCTCTTCCATTAGTTGGTATGGTGACATATGGTATGGTGACCGCACTTTCTCTGCAAGAAAATGGAGATGAGTTGCTCCCTGGGCTCGATGACTTGGATATCCGCCTGACCTTGCTTCTGCTTGCTACTTCATTGGCGACTGCGAGTGCTTATTTTCTCTTCATCCTGAACACCAAATTTGTCGGGACGTCTTGCTTATACTGCCTATCGTCAGCATTTATCTCCTTCACATTATTTTTCATCAGACTGAAG GAATTGTTGCAGGACATTGGCTTGGCACGTATCCAGAAGTTCGTTGGTCTTCAGTTAGCTGTAGCTGTCATTGTTGCTCTTGCTTTAACAAACTCATATAGTTCGGCTACTACTCAATTAAAGGG TACAGGCGATTTCGTATTAGAACCATACAAAACAGAGGTAACATCAGAATCAACCCCTTTTGCTATTTCACTGGCAAGACATCTACATTCCATAGGTGCTAAGATGTATGGAGCATTCTGGTGTACTCACTGCAATGACCAAAAACAA TTGTTTGGCCGTGAAGCCATGGAAATTCTGGATTACGTGGAATGCTTCCCTAATGGAGCCGGTAAGGGGAAGAAAATGGCCGAGGAATGTGTAACCACTGGTCTGGAAGGTTTTCCAACATGGGTCATCAACGGGAAG CTCTTGAGCGGCGACCAGGAACTCTCAGTCCTCGCAGAAGAATCCGGTTTTGTCTCCGAGAGCCCAGAGCAATCCTGA
- the LOC123449770 gene encoding thiol-disulfide oxidoreductase LTO1 isoform X2, with protein sequence MATISAALSVSILPSLARRAVSTATSSPPRFKRAARFRCCAEPPSPEQKETSAPPPPPPAPPSSLWGVSTSAWTAGVAGLGLLETGYLSYLKLTGSEAFCPVAGGGCGDVLDSDYSVVFGIPLPLVGMVTYGMVTALSLQENGDELLPGLDDLDIRLTLLLLATSLATASAYFLFILNTKFVGTSCLYCLSSAFISFTLFFIRLKDIGLARIQKFVGLQLAVAVIVALALTNSYSSATTQLKGTGDFVLEPYKTEVTSESTPFAISLARHLHSIGAKMYGAFWCTHCNDQKQLFGREAMEILDYVECFPNGAGKGKKMAEECVTTGLEGFPTWVINGKLLSGDQELSVLAEESGFVSESPEQS encoded by the exons ATGGCGACCATCTCCGCAGCTCTCTCTGTCTCCATCCTCCCGTCCCTGGCCCGGCGCGCCgtctccaccgccacctcctccccgccgcgcTTCAAG AGAGCCGCGCGGTTCCGGTGCTGCGCCGAGCCTCCTTCCCCGGAGCAGAAGGAGACCTCCGCGCCTCCGCCCCCTCCTCCGGCGCCGCCTTCGTCCCTGTGGGGCGTCTCCACGAGCGCCTGGACCGCGGGCGTCGCGGGGCTGGGGCTCCTGGAGACCGGCTACCTCAGCTACCTCAAGCTCACGGGCTCCGAGGCCTTCTGCCCCGTCGCCGGGGGAGGCTGCGGCGACGTGCTCGACAGCGACTACTCCGTCGTATTCG GGATCCCTCTTCCATTAGTTGGTATGGTGACATATGGTATGGTGACCGCACTTTCTCTGCAAGAAAATGGAGATGAGTTGCTCCCTGGGCTCGATGACTTGGATATCCGCCTGACCTTGCTTCTGCTTGCTACTTCATTGGCGACTGCGAGTGCTTATTTTCTCTTCATCCTGAACACCAAATTTGTCGGGACGTCTTGCTTATACTGCCTATCGTCAGCATTTATCTCCTTCACATTATTTTTCATCAGACTGAAG GACATTGGCTTGGCACGTATCCAGAAGTTCGTTGGTCTTCAGTTAGCTGTAGCTGTCATTGTTGCTCTTGCTTTAACAAACTCATATAGTTCGGCTACTACTCAATTAAAGGG TACAGGCGATTTCGTATTAGAACCATACAAAACAGAGGTAACATCAGAATCAACCCCTTTTGCTATTTCACTGGCAAGACATCTACATTCCATAGGTGCTAAGATGTATGGAGCATTCTGGTGTACTCACTGCAATGACCAAAAACAA TTGTTTGGCCGTGAAGCCATGGAAATTCTGGATTACGTGGAATGCTTCCCTAATGGAGCCGGTAAGGGGAAGAAAATGGCCGAGGAATGTGTAACCACTGGTCTGGAAGGTTTTCCAACATGGGTCATCAACGGGAAG CTCTTGAGCGGCGACCAGGAACTCTCAGTCCTCGCAGAAGAATCCGGTTTTGTCTCCGAGAGCCCAGAGCAATCCTGA